A single genomic interval of Adhaeribacter pallidiroseus harbors:
- a CDS encoding VWA domain-containing protein → MNWYQSFTSLEIIVSILFLVLYVGYMYKIHRLAAHFKQSAGILWVKFGFRSFYFILILIAILGPSFGAMKKEIKTIGKDMFILVDVTTSMNARDVPPSRLAKVKYELRQLIQKFNSDRIGLIVFSSEAVVQCPLTYDQSALLLFTETLNTNLLPRAGANYVPALQLALAKFKANNQPNLPEKRAEIILLISDGEDFSANLNPVYRQLNQENIRVISLGVGSEKGVPIPLNQGFVVDSKGKRVISKLNAERLAEIAGNTNGQYFEIGARTSEIPRLISAINAIEGEKQETRTVDVRANKYYYPLFLAFIFIILDIIVTLNVVRI, encoded by the coding sequence ATGAATTGGTATCAATCTTTTACCTCCCTGGAAATTATAGTAAGCATCTTATTTTTAGTGCTATACGTTGGTTATATGTACAAAATACACCGTTTAGCGGCGCATTTTAAGCAAAGTGCCGGTATATTATGGGTTAAATTTGGCTTTCGTTCTTTTTACTTTATATTAATCCTGATTGCTATTCTCGGGCCTTCGTTTGGGGCCATGAAAAAAGAAATTAAAACGATCGGAAAAGATATGTTTATTCTCGTAGATGTAACTACTTCCATGAATGCCCGCGATGTTCCCCCTTCGCGCCTGGCAAAAGTGAAATACGAACTCCGGCAATTAATTCAAAAATTTAATTCCGATCGCATTGGTCTGATTGTATTCTCGTCGGAAGCAGTGGTTCAGTGTCCGCTTACATACGACCAAAGCGCTTTACTTTTATTTACCGAAACCTTAAATACGAACTTACTGCCTCGGGCGGGCGCTAATTATGTGCCTGCTTTGCAGTTAGCTTTAGCCAAATTCAAAGCCAATAATCAACCAAATCTTCCCGAAAAACGAGCCGAAATTATTCTGCTTATTAGCGATGGGGAAGATTTTAGTGCCAATCTTAATCCGGTTTACCGGCAATTAAATCAGGAGAATATCCGGGTAATTAGTTTAGGAGTGGGATCAGAAAAAGGCGTACCTATTCCGCTAAACCAAGGATTTGTAGTGGATTCCAAAGGAAAGCGGGTAATTAGTAAATTAAATGCCGAGCGTTTAGCCGAAATTGCGGGCAATACCAATGGGCAGTACTTTGAAATTGGAGCTCGTACTTCCGAAATTCCGCGTCTGATCAGCGCTATTAATGCCATCGAGGGCGAAAAGCAAGAAACCCGGACGGTAGATGTACGCGCTAACAAATACTATTATCCGTTATTTTTAGCATTTATATTTATCATACTCGATATAATAGTTACTTTAAACGTTGTCAGGATATGA
- a CDS encoding tetratricopeptide repeat protein, whose amino-acid sequence MKLVVAFTIFLAFFSQTLTKVARINHYLEEAQAAYTRKDFATAIYFYRYLNDSLQVRDREVKVNLAHAYFQRKNTQQALKYYQPLLTRTPPRISSLINLQLGVMMVPNDKTRALDYFKKALILNSQNEEARYNYELLKKYLLQHPEEKQSIPPPSRPEQAKAENLKPKENSSSGHKEDTQGSNQAEIPDLNNSDPLNLPQPNLNARNLENDANNPTTKKEWREESKRNSQQKELTGTLAGNTRGINNTGHENNNRGSGNNRTEENTAPGGSQTTYNALKEASITPEKARMLLEAMREAEVQYLQQIPRKGTKKTNSDKPNW is encoded by the coding sequence ATGAAATTAGTGGTTGCTTTTACCATTTTTTTAGCTTTTTTCAGTCAAACGTTAACGAAAGTAGCGCGGATTAATCACTATCTGGAAGAGGCTCAAGCGGCTTATACCCGGAAAGATTTTGCCACGGCCATTTACTTTTACCGGTATTTAAATGATTCTTTACAGGTGCGCGACCGGGAAGTAAAAGTAAATTTGGCGCACGCTTATTTTCAAAGGAAAAATACGCAGCAAGCGCTAAAGTATTACCAGCCTTTACTTACCCGAACGCCGCCCCGAATTTCTTCGTTAATAAATTTGCAGCTGGGGGTAATGATGGTTCCGAATGATAAAACCCGGGCCTTGGACTATTTTAAAAAAGCCTTAATCTTAAATTCGCAGAACGAAGAAGCCCGCTACAATTACGAATTATTAAAAAAATACTTGCTTCAGCACCCCGAAGAAAAACAATCCATCCCACCCCCATCGCGTCCAGAACAAGCAAAAGCCGAAAACTTAAAACCTAAAGAAAACTCTTCTTCGGGCCACAAAGAAGATACGCAGGGCAGCAACCAAGCCGAAATACCGGATTTAAATAACTCCGACCCATTAAACTTACCGCAACCAAACTTAAATGCGCGTAATTTAGAAAATGATGCAAACAACCCAACAACAAAGAAAGAATGGAGGGAAGAATCAAAACGTAATTCCCAGCAAAAAGAGCTTACCGGCACCTTAGCCGGTAACACCCGCGGAATAAATAATACCGGCCATGAAAATAATAATCGAGGCTCCGGTAATAACAGAACCGAAGAAAACACTGCTCCTGGTGGCAGCCAAACTACTTACAATGCATTAAAGGAAGCCAGTATAACGCCGGAAAAAGCCCGCATGCTGCTCGAAGCCATGCGTGAAGCCGAAGTCCAGTATTTACAACAAAT